The Amycolatopsis solani genome segment CGCGGCGCTGGGTGACCGCGACGGCCGGGCTGACCGCGGTCGCGGTGTGCGGCTGGGTCGTCGTCGCGCGCCACGACCAGGCGGCCTACCTCGACCTCGGGCACGACCGCTTGACCGCCGACCTCGGCGACGTCAGCCCGGCGATGGCCGGCATCCGCACGAACCCCTCGACGTACGCCTACGTCCGGCAGATCCGCGACTGCCTAGACCGCTTCCCGGCCCCGCGGACGGCCGTCCTGCCGGACAACGCGTTCGCCTACCCCGCCTTCGGCCTGACCAACCCGTTCCCGCTGGAATGGCCGCTGCCGCTGGAGATCGTCGGCGACGCACCCGAGCGGATGCTCGCGAAGAGCGACGAGCTGAACCGCGAAGGCGGCTACCTCGTGCTGTTCCAGACGGTGCCGAGCCGGCTACTGGCCACCGGCGGCCCGGTGCCGGCCGAGGTCCCCGCCGACACCCCGGTGTTCACCTACCTCGGGCTGGAGCGGGCGATCCAGGCCCGGCTCACCGGCCGTGTGGTGACCTGCGGCAGCTTCGTGGGCAAGTACGCACCCTGAGCTTCAGTCGGCCAGCAGGTCGTCCGGACTCCCGCTCGCCAGCCCGGCCAGGACGTCCAGCGCGGCGGCCAGGGTTTCCACCGGCGGGGCCGACACCGCGACCCGCACGGCGTTCGGTGCGTGCCCCGGGAGCACGGCGAACGCGGCCGCCGGGGACAGCGCGATCCCGCGGCGGGCCGCGGCCGCCACGAACGTGTCGGCTCGCCAGCGCTCCGGCAGCTCCCACCAGCGGTGGTACGAACCCGCGTCGCCGCGCAGGCCCGGCAGCTTTTCCGCGACCACCAGCGCTCGCGCGGCGGCGTCCCGGCGCTTCGCGGCCTCGACTTCGGCGAGGGTGCCGGTCACGATCCACTGGGTCGCCGCTTCGACCGCGAACCGCGACGCCGTCCAGCCGCCCGAACGCACGGACGACGCCAGCCGCGCGGCCCAGTGCGGTGGCGGCACCAGGAAACCCGCGGTCAGGCCGGGGGCCACGCGTTTGGACAGGCTGTCGGCGAAGATCGTCCGCTCGGGCGCGTACGCGGCGAACGGCCGGACGTCGTCGCGCAGGAACGTGTAGATGCCGTCCTCGATCACCGGGAGGTCGAGCCGCGCGACGACGTCGGCCAGTTCTTCCCTCCGGCGCGCGGACATCGTCGTGCCGAGCGGGTTGTGCAGCGTCGGCTGGACGTACAGCGCGCGCACCGGCTCCACCGCGGCGAGCGCCGCCGGCACGAGCCCGTCTTCGTCGGTTTCGATCGGCACGAGCTCGATCCCGAGCCGCGCCGCGAGCGCCTTGACCACCGGGTACGTCAGCGACTCCACCGCGAGCCGCGCCCCCACCGGGACGAACGCGGCGATCGCCGCCGCGATGGCCTGCCTGCCGTTGCCGGTGAACAGGATCGTCGCGGGGTCCGGCCGCCAGCCGCCGCGGGTGAGCAGCGACGCCGCCGCCGTCCGCGCCGCCGGCGTGCCCGCGGCGCCGATCGGGTGCAGGGCCGCGGTGAGGACGTCGGCGCGCAGCAACGGTTCCAGCGCCTTCGCCAGCAGCGCCGACTGCTCGGGCAGGACCGCGAAGTTGAGCTCGAGGTCGACGCGGGCGTCACCGGGCTCGGCGAGCGCGGGCTCGGGCGGCGGCTTCGCGGCCCGGACGAACGTCCCGCGGCCCACCTCGCCGACGGCCAGGCCGCGCCGCACGAGCTCGCCGTAGACGCGGGCGGCGGTGGAGTTCGCGAGGCCGCGCTGCCGCGCGAACCGGCGCTGCGGCGGGAGCCGGTCACCGGGGCGGAGCCGGCCCGCCTCGATGTCGGCGGCGAGGGCGTCCGCGACGACGCGGTAGTCGTCCATGTCCACCTTCCCGCTTCCGGTCGATCCGGACCATGATCCCAGCCCGCTAAATTGATCGTGGAGGTGCCATGACCGACAAGACCTGGGCCGAAGTGGACGACTACCTCACCGAAGCGCTGCTCGCCCCCGATCCGGTGCTCGACGACGCGCTGGCCGGCTCGGCCGCCGCCGGGCTGCCGTCCATCGCCGTCGCGCCCAACCAGGGCAAGCTGCTGAACCTGCTCGCGCGCCTGTCCGGGGCGCGGACGATCCTCGAGATCGGCACGCTCGGCGGGTACAGCACGATCTGGCTGGCCCGCGCGCTCCCGGCCGGCGGCAAGCTGGTGACCTGCGAATACGAGCCGAAGCACGCGGAAGTCGCGAGGGCGAACCTGGCGCGCGCGGGCTTCGGCGACGACGTCGCCGAGATCCGGGTCGGCGCCGCGCTCGACACGCTGCCCACGCTCGACGGGCCGTTCGACTTCGTGTTCATCGACGCCGACAAGGCCAACCTGGCGAACTACGTGCGGGCCGCGCTGGAGCTGTCCCGGCCGGGCACCACGATCGTCGTCGACAACGTCGTGCGCCAGGGCCGGGTCGCCGACGCGAGCAGCGACGACCCGAACGTCCAGGGCGCGCGGGCGATGTTCGAGGTGCTCGCCGCCGAGCCGAGGCTGGACGCGACCGCCGTCCAGACCGTCGGGAGCAAGGGGCACGACGGCTTCGTGCTGGCCATCGTGACCTGACCGCTCAGCGCGGCGGCCGCGCCACCGGCGACGGCGGCGGCACCACCTGGTGCGCCGCCGTCATGAAGCCGCGCCAGACGTCGGCCGGGACGACGTCGCCGGTCAGCTTCGCGCCACTGGCGTCCTTCAGCCGCCGGTCGTCGTCGGAGCCGATCCAGACCGCCGTCGAGAGCTCCCGGGTGTAGCCGACCGCCCAGGCGTCCTGGTTGTCCGGGCTGTTGCCGTGCTCGGCCTCGCCGGTGCGCAGCGCGGCCCCGCCGTCGCCGGCCAGCGTGCCGGTGACGTCGCGGGCGATGCGGGCGCTCTCGTCGCCGAACGCCGGGCGCGCGGTGTCCGGGGCTTCCCAGACCACCGCGCCACTCTCGTCCCGCACCTTCGCGACCAGGTGCGGGGTCGTGCGCTGCCCGTCGGCGGCGAAGGTCGCGTAGGCGCCGGCCAGGTCGAGCGGCCGCAACGGGTACCGGCCGATCGCGATGCCCGGCCCGATGAGGAAGCCGTCCTTCTCGCGCATGGTCGGGACGCCGTCGACGGCGTCCGGGATGCCGGCCTGGCGCGCGGTGTCGCTCAGCGCGTCCGGGCCGATCTGCTTCGCCAGCGCGACGAAGGGACCGTCGGCGTGGCTCGCCATCGCCGTGCGCGGGGTGCACTTCGGGCCGCAGACGTCCGGGTACTGGAAGCTCTCGCCGAGGAACTCGAGCTTCGACGGCGACGGGATCGGCTGGTCCGCGCCGTAGCCGTGGCGCAGCAACGCGGCGAGCGTGAAGGGGTAGAACGCCGAGCCCGGCGCGTGCGGCGTGCCCGCGTAGTCGCGCACGCCCTGGTCGCCGCCGTGGTAGGCGCGGACGGCACCGCTGCGCGGGTCGATCGCGACGACCGCGCCGCGGAACTCCTTCGGTTCGTTCTTCAGCCTGTCCTGCAACGACTTCTTGGCGGCGTCCTGCATCCCGCGGTCCAGCGTCGTCTCGACCGTCATGTTCCCCTGCTGGAGCCGGCCGAGCGGGAAGCCGTCCCGGTCGAGCTCGGCGAGCACCTGCTGCTTGACGTGGAATTCGTCGTAGGTGACGCGGCCGGCGCGGGTTTCCGACGGCGGCTGGATTTCCGGGCCGGGGTACGCCATCGCCTCGCCGCTCTTCACGTACCCGCGGCCGCGGAGCTTGTCGCGCACGTACTCCCAGCGCCGCGTGGCGTGCGCCTCGCCGGACGCGGCCGGGTCGTGCACCGACGGCGACTGGATCATCCCGGCGAGGAAAGCCGCTTCGCTCCAGGTGATCGAGTCGTCGAGCTTCTTGCCGAAGTAGGCGTTCATCGCCGCGGCGGGCCCGAACGTGCCGCGGCCGAAGGAGATGATGTTGACGTAGCTCTCGA includes the following:
- a CDS encoding PLP-dependent aminotransferase family protein is translated as MDDYRVVADALAADIEAGRLRPGDRLPPQRRFARQRGLANSTAARVYGELVRRGLAVGEVGRGTFVRAAKPPPEPALAEPGDARVDLELNFAVLPEQSALLAKALEPLLRADVLTAALHPIGAAGTPAARTAAASLLTRGGWRPDPATILFTGNGRQAIAAAIAAFVPVGARLAVESLTYPVVKALAARLGIELVPIETDEDGLVPAALAAVEPVRALYVQPTLHNPLGTTMSARRREELADVVARLDLPVIEDGIYTFLRDDVRPFAAYAPERTIFADSLSKRVAPGLTAGFLVPPPHWAARLASSVRSGGWTASRFAVEAATQWIVTGTLAEVEAAKRRDAAARALVVAEKLPGLRGDAGSYHRWWELPERWRADTFVAAAARRGIALSPAAAFAVLPGHAPNAVRVAVSAPPVETLAAALDVLAGLASGSPDDLLAD
- a CDS encoding O-methyltransferase; translation: MTDKTWAEVDDYLTEALLAPDPVLDDALAGSAAAGLPSIAVAPNQGKLLNLLARLSGARTILEIGTLGGYSTIWLARALPAGGKLVTCEYEPKHAEVARANLARAGFGDDVAEIRVGAALDTLPTLDGPFDFVFIDADKANLANYVRAALELSRPGTTIVVDNVVRQGRVADASSDDPNVQGARAMFEVLAAEPRLDATAVQTVGSKGHDGFVLAIVT
- a CDS encoding transglycosylase domain-containing protein; its protein translation is MTLPTEEPTEEPKTPRQRRWRRARRIAYWTFGTLVGVPLIAFWVAYLVLDVRSPQEVLAELDKTVVLQYADGSELLKVIPADGDRMFVPYAQVPAKLRDAIIATEDPTFWDNQGFDPTGIGRAFLTGVGGGSGITQQYIKKSTGDDDATIGRKFAELVLATKITQEQSKEQIFESYVNIISFGRGTFGPAAAMNAYFGKKLDDSITWSEAAFLAGMIQSPSVHDPAASGEAHATRRWEYVRDKLRGRGYVKSGEAMAYPGPEIQPPSETRAGRVTYDEFHVKQQVLAELDRDGFPLGRLQQGNMTVETTLDRGMQDAAKKSLQDRLKNEPKEFRGAVVAIDPRSGAVRAYHGGDQGVRDYAGTPHAPGSAFYPFTLAALLRHGYGADQPIPSPSKLEFLGESFQYPDVCGPKCTPRTAMASHADGPFVALAKQIGPDALSDTARQAGIPDAVDGVPTMREKDGFLIGPGIAIGRYPLRPLDLAGAYATFAADGQRTTPHLVAKVRDESGAVVWEAPDTARPAFGDESARIARDVTGTLAGDGGAALRTGEAEHGNSPDNQDAWAVGYTRELSTAVWIGSDDDRRLKDASGAKLTGDVVPADVWRGFMTAAHQVVPPPSPVARPPR